In one Sphingobacterium daejeonense genomic region, the following are encoded:
- a CDS encoding DNA/RNA non-specific endonuclease, whose translation MIKRVLLFVSFLTLFYSCRKDIELPFTEKKQSVLFSSQISGQVQSRVSGNQWDQNDSISIFMFEGNTLNANSVLAEGFNKQFITNSSGNFSPKNSNNEIRFPKGKSVNFKSFYPFQSGDTFNRRLDISDQQDQSHIDYLVGGSASNSSVQEGPVKLTMERIMSKIQFSVKGKGIQGVTAKFHGLETEGVFNLEDGSLKQTKSFKEVEGKVIKSGEETIIEWIVFPGKLSKQSKIVFRNNNGDTYTWDIAKQDIDYAAGNRYQYSIILGDEGEVITKPNISYMELPIIANSSDLEYNFKMTPDRSKRNFAMLYDKKNRLALWVAYPLSRDYLGNQKRSNAWAFDPAFPNQFQPHLSKGFGRGFDRGHQIPSADRTRNRAENATTFYFTNMTAQASSMNQGVWAKLEIKVRNWAKSAGVDTMYVVTGAAIQTKTDSRIDYVNDNSGKQVAKPKYYYKALAMKRGKEYYTIGFKINNEPMNTQADPNTYRITVSELEKETGYTFFPGLSEDKKQTINNSVWR comes from the coding sequence ATGATTAAAAGAGTACTCCTGTTCGTTAGTTTCCTAACCCTATTCTATTCTTGTCGAAAAGACATCGAATTGCCATTTACAGAAAAAAAACAGTCTGTTTTATTTTCAAGTCAAATCTCAGGTCAAGTTCAATCCCGTGTATCGGGTAACCAATGGGATCAAAATGATTCCATATCAATTTTTATGTTTGAGGGGAATACGCTCAATGCTAACAGTGTACTAGCTGAGGGTTTCAATAAACAATTTATAACTAATAGTTCTGGAAATTTTTCTCCGAAGAATTCCAATAATGAAATTCGATTTCCAAAAGGGAAATCTGTGAATTTCAAATCATTCTATCCATTTCAAAGTGGTGATACATTTAACCGCAGGTTAGATATCTCCGACCAACAAGATCAATCCCATATTGATTATTTGGTTGGGGGAAGTGCAAGTAACTCCTCTGTACAAGAAGGTCCTGTCAAGTTGACAATGGAAAGGATCATGTCCAAGATTCAGTTTTCTGTTAAAGGGAAAGGTATTCAAGGAGTAACAGCGAAATTTCATGGATTAGAAACTGAAGGAGTTTTCAACTTGGAGGATGGAAGTCTTAAGCAAACCAAATCATTCAAGGAGGTTGAAGGAAAAGTTATCAAATCAGGGGAAGAAACCATTATTGAATGGATAGTTTTTCCGGGTAAGCTTAGCAAACAATCAAAAATTGTTTTCAGGAATAATAATGGGGATACTTATACTTGGGATATTGCAAAGCAGGACATTGACTATGCTGCCGGCAACAGATACCAATATTCTATTATCCTTGGGGATGAGGGGGAGGTGATCACCAAACCGAATATTTCCTACATGGAACTGCCCATCATTGCAAACTCTTCTGACTTGGAGTATAATTTCAAGATGACACCTGACCGTTCCAAGCGTAATTTTGCGATGCTGTATGACAAAAAGAACCGGTTGGCACTTTGGGTAGCGTATCCATTGAGCCGTGATTATTTAGGTAATCAGAAAAGATCCAATGCCTGGGCATTTGACCCTGCCTTTCCGAATCAATTTCAACCACATCTTTCAAAGGGATTTGGTCGTGGTTTTGACCGCGGTCATCAAATTCCTAGTGCTGACCGAACAAGAAACAGGGCAGAAAACGCAACAACATTTTATTTTACGAACATGACAGCTCAGGCCTCTTCAATGAACCAAGGTGTTTGGGCGAAACTGGAAATTAAAGTCCGTAATTGGGCCAAAAGTGCGGGTGTAGATACCATGTATGTGGTAACCGGAGCAGCAATCCAAACCAAAACGGATTCCCGTATAGATTATGTTAATGACAATTCTGGCAAGCAGGTAGCCAAGCCGAAATATTATTACAAAGCCTTGGCGATGAAGCGCGGTAAGGAATACTATACCATTGGGTTCAAGATCAACAATGAACCAATGAATACTCAAGCCGACCCGAATACGTACCGAATCACGGTCAGTGAGCTTGAAAAAGAAACAGGATATACTTTCTTTCCAGGGCTTTCGGAGGACAAAAAACAGACGATCAACAATTCTGTCTGGCGATAA
- a CDS encoding fimbrillin family protein, translated as MKTKQFLSATLAIVALMASCKKDDYRKLPSTEGVQFTSKIEGNAATKASGTTWGANDEIGVFMKQGSGLGNALAANKKYVTPGNGNFTATGADVINYPDQGKVDFIAYYPYASAVSGTTLPINVSNQTAQEKIDVMYSNNATGLDKTSGNPALTFQHKLSKIEINVTGGTGVNISGLKAVLNAVNTTASMDLATGVISAGSNSANVNAKIISVDGKNTVEAILIPGDYAGKEVVFTSGNENFKWTLPANLAYETGKKYSYNVSLESGETKQVVGEGNATITDWTSIIGGSFKAGKDGGTVTTTPEPTTNAKEQTFYQEGFGEKGKDRLKVEKYMDFENKGVTYSSIFPGFADIRATSSMNSHLWLPANRNSGLKIEGSNQKDLKM; from the coding sequence ATGAAAACAAAACAATTCTTAAGCGCAACATTAGCTATCGTTGCCCTTATGGCATCTTGTAAAAAAGATGATTACCGAAAACTACCTTCAACAGAAGGTGTTCAGTTCACTTCAAAAATTGAAGGGAATGCAGCAACAAAAGCTTCAGGAACTACTTGGGGAGCGAATGATGAGATTGGCGTATTCATGAAGCAAGGAAGCGGATTGGGCAACGCATTGGCAGCCAACAAAAAGTATGTTACTCCTGGAAATGGAAACTTTACAGCAACTGGTGCTGATGTGATCAACTATCCTGATCAAGGAAAAGTTGACTTTATTGCCTACTATCCATATGCTTCGGCTGTAAGCGGAACTACATTACCGATCAATGTGAGCAACCAAACAGCTCAAGAGAAAATTGACGTAATGTATTCTAACAATGCTACAGGATTGGACAAAACATCAGGTAATCCAGCATTGACATTCCAACATAAATTGTCAAAAATAGAAATCAACGTTACTGGAGGAACTGGAGTTAATATTTCAGGATTAAAAGCTGTTTTGAATGCTGTTAATACCACTGCTTCCATGGATCTTGCTACGGGGGTAATTTCTGCAGGATCTAACTCAGCGAACGTAAATGCTAAAATCATCTCAGTTGATGGTAAAAACACAGTAGAAGCAATCTTGATTCCAGGGGATTACGCTGGAAAAGAAGTTGTTTTCACTTCCGGAAATGAAAACTTTAAATGGACTTTGCCTGCTAACCTTGCTTATGAAACAGGTAAGAAATACTCTTATAATGTGTCATTGGAATCGGGTGAGACTAAACAAGTAGTGGGTGAAGGAAATGCAACAATCACTGACTGGACTTCGATTATTGGTGGATCATTCAAAGCAGGAAAAGATGGTGGAACAGTAACTACTACACCTGAACCAACAACAAATGCAAAAGAACAAACTTTTTATCAAGAAGGATTTGGTGAAAAAGGAAAAGATAGATTAAAAGTTGAGAAATATATGGATTTTGAAAATAAAGGTGTTACCTATTCATCCATATTTCCAGGTTTCGCTGACATCCGTGCAACAAGCTCCATGAATTCACACCTATGGTTGCCAGCTAATAGAAACTCAGGTCTTAAAATTGAAGGATCAAATCAGAAGGATTTAAAGATGTAG
- a CDS encoding carboxypeptidase-like regulatory domain-containing protein, with amino-acid sequence MGYSQEGIQLKGKVIHECTKVPLVGITIFLEQNKMTTSTNEEGEFVFVNLKPGNEKLTIQSAGFRSFELNLELLDSGSRTLDDIELLAENQVDVQTVLGVIDDGIISSEGDMSTQDIQVSVILSNDLYLNKVGFKLSPYRFRVRGYDNFYEHTYINGVLANDQYRRVFNYASIGALNDLTRNGDVVNYNQVGTYTLGTIGGSENINMRASSYAKGGKLTLSYTNRNYYARSMFSYSTGLNERGWAFTGAVGGRYSDKGAIPGTSYNNLSYALSAEKQWQDGDHSLSLLTFGSPVVRGQQGSSFQEVYDLVGNNLYNPNWGYHNGKVRNSRIVKAFDPTAVVSHRWKIDDKTSLTSGGMFHYGRYSNSALNWYNAMDPRPDYYRYLPSNYGKFTPKIDISTVEEYTGLWKSRDPRVTQLNWDEMYRQNMNPENVRKNAGAALYMLERRHSDVLEGTLSTTFHKLYDNNSILTGGIEARSSRSYQYKTVDDLMGSSHVLDLDKFAERENPGNESIKQNDLKYPNRKVYEGDIFGYDFDIDIESVNAWIANSYQTRNLDIYYGTKIGYTDLQRKGNMMNGRFPDHSYGKGPKYGFVDFTVKAGATYKFDGRHFLSANMAYITEPPLPDRAYVMSRVTDRVVKGLSSGKVFHSDLNYVFSMPKLAGRISVFQTNFYDQLERMNYYHDSQRTFVFHNLSGVDRRHRGMEASLTYSLDQNWNFDFIGSFGEYYYSNNPMGTMNSENGLLVNVEETVYMKNLHVSGTPQAAGIVAARYFYDYWFFELSGNLVGRNYMSAAPLRRTSSVYSTVNPYTESYESYQQLTTQERLESNLTIDASVGKLLYLKNRRALNFNLSVMNLLNNRGIGTGGFEQGRLDLTYPDRFSSRYFYMQGLNIFFNTSYRF; translated from the coding sequence GTGGGATATTCTCAAGAAGGAATCCAACTGAAAGGGAAGGTAATACATGAATGCACCAAAGTCCCCTTGGTGGGGATCACGATTTTCCTGGAGCAGAACAAAATGACCACGAGTACAAATGAAGAAGGTGAATTTGTATTTGTGAACCTCAAACCTGGTAATGAGAAACTGACCATCCAATCTGCAGGATTCAGAAGCTTTGAGCTTAACTTAGAATTATTAGATTCTGGGTCAAGGACATTAGATGATATCGAACTTCTGGCGGAGAACCAGGTCGATGTACAGACCGTTCTGGGGGTCATCGACGATGGCATCATCTCCTCGGAAGGGGACATGAGCACGCAGGACATCCAGGTATCTGTTATCCTTTCCAATGACCTGTACCTCAACAAGGTCGGGTTCAAACTGTCGCCCTACCGATTCAGGGTAAGGGGCTACGACAACTTTTACGAACATACCTATATCAACGGTGTTCTGGCCAACGACCAATACCGCCGTGTGTTCAACTATGCCTCTATCGGGGCCTTGAACGACCTGACCAGGAACGGTGACGTCGTTAACTATAATCAAGTAGGCACTTATACGCTCGGGACCATCGGCGGTTCCGAGAACATCAATATGCGGGCGAGCTCCTATGCAAAGGGGGGCAAGCTCACCCTGTCCTATACGAACAGGAATTATTATGCGCGCTCGATGTTCAGCTACTCCACGGGTCTGAACGAGCGTGGCTGGGCCTTTACGGGGGCGGTCGGTGGCCGGTACTCCGACAAGGGAGCAATCCCGGGCACATCGTACAACAATCTTTCATATGCACTCTCCGCAGAGAAGCAATGGCAGGATGGAGATCATTCCCTGTCGCTCTTGACCTTTGGTTCACCCGTAGTCCGTGGACAGCAGGGTTCCTCTTTTCAGGAAGTGTATGATTTGGTTGGAAACAATCTTTATAACCCAAATTGGGGTTACCACAACGGGAAGGTAAGAAACTCCCGGATAGTAAAGGCTTTCGATCCCACAGCAGTGGTTTCGCACCGCTGGAAGATCGATGACAAAACCAGTCTGACCTCTGGCGGTATGTTCCATTATGGACGCTATAGCAACAGCGCACTGAACTGGTACAATGCCATGGACCCTAGACCGGACTACTACAGATATTTGCCGTCAAACTATGGAAAGTTTACACCTAAAATAGATATTTCAACGGTTGAGGAATACACTGGTCTTTGGAAATCTCGCGATCCAAGAGTTACCCAATTGAACTGGGACGAAATGTACAGGCAGAACATGAACCCAGAAAATGTACGCAAGAATGCTGGAGCAGCTCTTTACATGCTGGAACGTCGACATTCGGATGTGCTGGAAGGTACATTGAGCACTACTTTTCATAAACTATATGATAACAACTCCATTCTCACAGGAGGAATTGAAGCCCGTTCGAGCAGATCTTACCAGTACAAGACGGTAGATGACCTGATGGGCTCGAGCCACGTGCTGGACCTGGACAAGTTCGCCGAGCGCGAGAATCCGGGCAACGAGAGCATCAAGCAGAACGACCTTAAATATCCGAACCGCAAGGTGTACGAGGGTGATATCTTCGGCTATGATTTCGACATCGACATCGAGAGCGTGAATGCCTGGATAGCGAACAGCTACCAGACTCGGAACCTTGACATCTACTACGGCACGAAGATCGGCTATACGGATCTCCAGAGGAAGGGCAACATGATGAACGGCCGTTTTCCGGACCACTCCTATGGGAAGGGGCCGAAGTACGGTTTCGTCGATTTCACGGTGAAGGCCGGGGCCACGTATAAGTTCGACGGGAGGCATTTCCTGTCGGCGAACATGGCCTACATCACCGAACCGCCGTTGCCCGACCGCGCCTATGTGATGTCCAGGGTGACGGACCGTGTGGTGAAGGGCCTGTCGAGCGGGAAGGTGTTCCATTCGGACCTGAACTACGTGTTCTCGATGCCGAAGCTTGCGGGCAGGATCTCTGTCTTCCAGACGAATTTCTATGACCAGCTGGAGCGGATGAACTACTACCACGACTCCCAGCGGACCTTTGTTTTCCACAACCTGAGCGGTGTCGACCGCCGGCACAGGGGGATGGAGGCCAGCCTGACCTACAGCCTGGACCAGAACTGGAACTTCGATTTCATAGGGAGCTTTGGGGAATACTATTACAGCAACAACCCGATGGGGACGATGAACTCCGAGAACGGGCTGCTGGTGAACGTTGAGGAAACGGTGTACATGAAGAACCTCCATGTATCGGGGACACCACAGGCAGCGGGGATCGTAGCTGCGAGATACTTTTATGACTACTGGTTCTTTGAGCTGAGCGGTAACCTGGTGGGCAGAAATTACATGTCTGCAGCCCCGCTAAGGCGTACATCTTCAGTTTATTCAACCGTAAATCCCTATACAGAGAGTTATGAGTCGTATCAACAGTTGACTACCCAAGAACGTCTAGAGAGTAATTTAACAATTGATGCTTCTGTTGGTAAGCTCCTATATCTCAAAAACAGGAGGGCATTGAACTTCAATCTCTCGGTCATGAACCTTTTGAACAACAGAGGTATCGGAACTGGAGGTTTCGAACAGGGACGTCTTGACCTGACCTACCCGGATCGCTTCAGTTCAAGGTACTTCTATATGCAGGGACTGAACATTTTTTTCAACACAAGTTATAGGTTTTAA
- a CDS encoding DUF5689 domain-containing protein: MKNIGYILLFFISMCFMSCEREYMPPPLTEPQYKGKAANITIKQLKDRYATLTAPTLIEEELIFKGIVTGNDESGNIYKQIYVQDETAAINIGVEQNAVYGKFQVGQEVFVNLKDLYILKYGGELQIGLSTTNANRISWLDFQEKVQLNSWPNPANAIPKVIELNKLTDDMVNQLVEVKDIRFSNGGKNPFSSKDATTNEEIKNKDGNVMIVRTSNYSNFSQDMLPLGNGGLVGILGRFNGTWQLLLRTSRDIKSFDGQEPEGNKPVSGSFFKETFGKGTYPSGNRPKVADFNDFDMKAPVKYTEELGSADVRSVSGDNGAHVWLPANKESNLKITGINTRDKGDVTLNFQLTANLFDATAAANLNQIQVKVNGKLMNIPSKEVSNAAGDNNKWYTISIPNIEQSNNVTIEFISKSDLNKVGFRLDNIELIGGAAGQEVIIVKGDKKR; the protein is encoded by the coding sequence ATGAAAAATATAGGCTACATATTATTGTTCTTCATCAGCATGTGCTTTATGTCCTGCGAGCGTGAATATATGCCACCACCGCTGACAGAGCCACAATATAAAGGCAAAGCTGCAAACATCACCATCAAACAGCTGAAAGATAGATATGCTACTCTGACAGCACCTACCTTGATAGAAGAGGAATTGATCTTCAAAGGCATTGTGACTGGTAACGATGAGTCTGGAAACATCTACAAACAGATCTATGTTCAGGATGAAACTGCTGCCATCAATATTGGGGTAGAACAGAATGCTGTATATGGCAAGTTTCAAGTTGGACAAGAAGTTTTTGTAAACTTAAAGGATCTCTATATTTTGAAATATGGCGGTGAATTGCAGATTGGACTGAGCACCACAAATGCAAACAGAATATCATGGTTAGATTTTCAAGAAAAAGTGCAGTTGAATTCTTGGCCAAATCCTGCCAATGCTATTCCTAAAGTTATCGAGTTAAACAAACTTACAGATGACATGGTAAACCAATTGGTGGAAGTTAAGGACATTCGCTTTTCCAATGGCGGGAAAAATCCTTTTTCTTCGAAAGATGCTACAACCAATGAGGAAATCAAAAATAAGGATGGAAATGTAATGATTGTGAGAACAAGTAACTATTCCAACTTTTCACAAGATATGCTGCCCTTGGGCAATGGAGGTTTAGTCGGTATCCTGGGGAGATTCAATGGAACATGGCAATTGTTATTAAGAACCAGCAGAGATATTAAATCATTTGATGGTCAAGAACCAGAAGGCAATAAACCTGTGTCAGGCAGTTTCTTCAAAGAAACTTTTGGTAAAGGGACTTATCCATCTGGAAACCGACCTAAAGTAGCTGATTTCAATGATTTTGACATGAAAGCACCTGTAAAATATACAGAAGAACTTGGAAGTGCAGATGTAAGAAGTGTTTCAGGTGATAATGGTGCTCACGTTTGGCTACCAGCAAACAAAGAATCAAATTTGAAAATCACTGGAATTAATACAAGAGATAAAGGCGATGTTACTTTGAACTTTCAATTGACAGCGAATCTTTTCGATGCTACAGCAGCTGCAAACTTAAATCAAATCCAGGTGAAGGTCAATGGTAAGTTGATGAATATCCCTAGCAAAGAAGTTTCAAATGCAGCTGGTGACAATAACAAATGGTACACCATCAGTATTCCAAACATTGAACAATCCAACAATGTGACCATTGAATTCATTTCTAAGTCTGATTTGAACAAAGTTGGTTTCCGTTTGGACAATATCGAATTGATAGGGGGTGCTGCAGGTCAAGAGGTCATCATCGTTAAGGGAGACAAGAAAAGATGA
- a CDS encoding endonuclease/exonuclease/phosphatase family protein — protein MGFLLSSLFVQAQQKSYSVYPIAFYNVENLFDTERDTTVLDGEFTPSGGMNWTPDKYRKKQEKLAFVLSQIGRRNCPVGPALIGLSEIENRKVLEDLVNQPSLAENNYQIVHYDSPDRRGIDVALLYNPALFRYVDSQVLGYKIPSRPDYVTRDVLLVKGVIANEMVHIFVNHWPSRFGGKSSELREFAASIVKSAVDSIYHKNPNSKIIIMGDLNDDPVDISVRETLGAKSRRENVVQGELYNTMYNHYSKGIGSLGYQAKWSLFDQIIVSEPLLGEDRKTLKFWKSEIYNPEYLITKDGRYKGYPLRTFSGNLFQNGYSDHFPVLIYLLKEVEL, from the coding sequence TTGGGATTTCTTCTTTCGAGTTTATTTGTCCAGGCACAACAGAAAAGTTATTCGGTATATCCGATAGCTTTCTATAATGTAGAGAACCTTTTTGATACCGAAAGGGATACAACGGTCTTGGATGGAGAGTTCACTCCATCAGGTGGCATGAACTGGACACCTGACAAATACAGGAAGAAACAGGAAAAACTTGCTTTTGTTCTGAGTCAAATAGGTCGAAGAAACTGCCCCGTTGGTCCAGCGCTGATCGGTCTGAGCGAGATCGAGAACAGAAAGGTTCTGGAAGACTTGGTAAACCAACCTTCCCTGGCAGAAAACAATTATCAGATCGTGCACTATGACTCTCCCGACCGCAGGGGGATCGACGTTGCCCTTCTGTACAATCCAGCGCTGTTCAGGTACGTGGATTCTCAGGTGCTGGGCTATAAAATCCCCAGCAGGCCGGACTATGTGACCAGGGACGTGCTGTTGGTGAAAGGGGTGATCGCCAATGAGATGGTCCATATTTTCGTGAACCATTGGCCATCGAGGTTCGGGGGCAAGTCGTCCGAGCTCCGCGAATTTGCGGCCAGCATTGTCAAGTCCGCCGTTGATTCCATCTATCACAAGAACCCGAACTCCAAGATCATCATCATGGGTGACCTGAACGACGATCCTGTCGATATCAGCGTCCGGGAAACATTGGGTGCCAAGAGCAGGAGGGAGAATGTAGTCCAAGGAGAACTCTACAACACCATGTACAACCATTATTCGAAAGGCATCGGCTCCTTGGGCTACCAGGCAAAATGGAGCCTGTTCGATCAGATCATAGTTTCCGAACCCTTGCTAGGCGAGGACCGGAAAACACTGAAGTTCTGGAAATCGGAGATCTACAATCCCGAATACCTGATCACCAAGGATGGCAGATACAAGGGCTATCCACTGAGGACTTTTTCAGGGAATTTGTTCCAGAATGGATATTCAGATCACTTCCCGGTATTGATCTATTTGCTGAAGGAAGTGGAATTGTAA
- a CDS encoding clostripain-related cysteine peptidase, which translates to MKNRNRFLEKRSALISMVLCLLFLFSSCQKGEEIDVLVSKSVLVYMSANNNLAAEAMDNINQMESGFGDFDGKLIVYARVFGQAPKIYEIVHDQSPRIVSKVLKSYPDHNASDPEVMKMVFRDMQELSRSERYGAILWSHATNWHPGTEKKMAKLKSFGEDGGKTMDIKDLKRVLPRNLDYLIFDACSMGSVEVLYELRDIVPLVLASPTEVISVGMPYDRIVEFLLMRDSREGLKRAAQLYYEFYSRQQGQMQSATFSLVDMGEMGNLAKAMREVIEKHPGTVVHRESVQRLDLDVNAVNTVPAFDLLDFCAKNYPKQDYEMVRQQVNRTVLYKVNTSHFLGTPINAFSGLSCYIPSRSESRFFKYYQSFNWSRVSSYFRLFQAYS; encoded by the coding sequence ATGAAAAATAGGAACAGATTTTTAGAAAAAAGAAGTGCATTGATAAGCATGGTTTTATGCTTGTTGTTTCTATTCAGCTCCTGTCAAAAGGGGGAAGAAATAGATGTCCTTGTTTCAAAATCTGTTCTGGTTTATATGTCGGCGAACAACAATTTGGCTGCAGAGGCGATGGACAACATCAACCAGATGGAGTCCGGCTTCGGCGACTTCGATGGCAAGCTGATCGTTTATGCACGGGTCTTCGGTCAGGCGCCCAAGATCTACGAGATCGTGCATGACCAGAGCCCTCGGATCGTCAGCAAGGTGCTGAAGAGCTATCCGGATCACAACGCCTCGGATCCCGAGGTCATGAAAATGGTTTTCCGTGACATGCAGGAGCTATCTAGGTCGGAGAGGTATGGCGCGATCCTGTGGTCGCATGCCACGAACTGGCACCCGGGCACTGAAAAGAAGATGGCCAAGCTGAAGTCCTTCGGTGAAGACGGCGGGAAGACCATGGACATCAAGGACCTGAAGCGGGTCTTGCCCCGGAACCTGGACTACCTGATATTCGATGCCTGCTCGATGGGCTCGGTTGAGGTGCTTTACGAGCTGCGGGACATCGTCCCGCTTGTCCTGGCATCGCCGACCGAGGTGATCAGCGTGGGCATGCCCTACGACCGTATCGTGGAGTTCCTGTTGATGCGGGACAGCCGCGAGGGGCTGAAACGGGCAGCCCAGCTGTACTACGAGTTCTACAGCAGGCAGCAGGGCCAGATGCAGTCGGCAACATTCTCGCTGGTCGACATGGGAGAGATGGGCAACCTGGCCAAAGCCATGCGGGAGGTCATCGAAAAGCATCCGGGAACCGTGGTGCACAGGGAGAGCGTACAGCGCCTGGACCTGGATGTGAATGCAGTGAACACAGTACCTGCATTCGACCTCCTGGATTTCTGTGCGAAGAACTATCCCAAACAGGACTATGAGATGGTCAGGCAGCAGGTGAACAGGACAGTGCTCTACAAGGTGAACACCAGCCATTTCCTGGGAACACCGATCAATGCTTTCTCGGGACTGTCCTGCTATATACCCTCAAGATCTGAATCTCGATTTTTCAAGTATTATCAATCCTTTAACTGGAGCAGGGTGTCGTCCTACTTCAGATTGTTCCAAGCTTATTCATAA
- a CDS encoding alpha/beta hydrolase, whose amino-acid sequence MKRLLFLFVLSFSVSLLFAQNGNYELKENISYAASNADAYSKERCQIDVYYPKDKKDFVTVVWFHGGGLTGGEKEIPAYLKDKGIAVVGVGYRLSPKAKVEDIIKDAAKAVSWTFNHIGEFGGSNQKIVLSGHSAGGYLNLMLALNPRYLKEEGIDADKLFWSCAFQRTMHQPFYCSC is encoded by the coding sequence ATGAAGAGATTACTTTTCTTATTTGTTCTCAGCTTTTCCGTAAGCCTATTGTTCGCGCAAAATGGCAATTATGAGCTGAAAGAAAATATTTCATACGCAGCATCAAATGCCGATGCCTATAGCAAGGAGCGCTGTCAAATTGATGTGTATTACCCAAAGGATAAAAAGGATTTTGTAACTGTGGTTTGGTTTCATGGCGGCGGATTGACGGGGGGTGAAAAAGAGATTCCGGCTTATTTAAAAGACAAGGGTATTGCTGTGGTTGGAGTAGGGTACCGTTTGTCTCCGAAAGCCAAGGTCGAGGACATTATCAAAGATGCTGCAAAGGCAGTCAGCTGGACTTTCAATCATATCGGAGAATTTGGTGGCAGCAACCAAAAAATCGTTCTTTCGGGCCATTCTGCCGGAGGGTATTTAAACCTAATGTTAGCTCTCAACCCGAGATACCTCAAGGAGGAGGGAATTGATGCTGATAAACTGTTTTGGAGTTGTGCCTTTCAGCGCACAATGCATCAGCCATTTTACTGCTCGTGCTGA
- the dinB gene encoding DNA polymerase IV, with the protein MDLFDNKRFVAHLDLDTFFVSVERLKNSKFIGKPLIVGGMSDRAVVSACSYETRKFGVHSAMPMKLAMRLCPHAIVVRGDMDSYSYYSRVVTDVVRETVPVMEKASVDEFYVDLTGVDRFFGCSQFMVELKNRIKKESGLPISYALASNKLISKVATDDAKPDGRKEILHGLEKDYLAPLKIQRMPGIGEKTSVLLLQMGVSTIKILSEIPVPMMHNLLGKNGIDLSRKANGIDPSPIIPYSEQKSIGTEETFMQDTIDMQFLNSELIRMTERLTFQLRKQERLTGCVTVKLRYANFDTVSKQMVISYTASDTVLLKKVKELFAKLYDKRMLVRLIGVRFSHLVQGSQQINLFEDTEEAVRLYQAMDAMRARYGDEAIKRAISVKEREKRERSPHF; encoded by the coding sequence ATGGATTTGTTTGATAATAAGCGGTTTGTTGCTCATTTGGACTTGGATACGTTTTTTGTAAGCGTAGAACGTCTCAAGAACAGTAAGTTCATTGGCAAGCCTTTGATTGTCGGGGGGATGAGCGATCGGGCAGTGGTTTCGGCATGCAGCTATGAGACTCGGAAGTTTGGCGTCCACAGTGCGATGCCCATGAAATTGGCGATGAGGCTTTGTCCGCATGCCATTGTCGTCCGTGGAGACATGGATAGCTACAGTTATTATTCAAGAGTGGTAACGGATGTAGTACGAGAGACCGTCCCGGTAATGGAAAAGGCCAGTGTAGATGAGTTTTATGTAGACCTCACCGGGGTCGATCGTTTCTTTGGCTGTAGCCAGTTTATGGTCGAGCTGAAGAATAGGATCAAAAAAGAAAGCGGGCTGCCCATCAGCTATGCGTTGGCATCTAATAAATTGATCAGCAAAGTAGCCACAGATGATGCCAAACCCGATGGACGCAAGGAAATCTTGCATGGACTGGAGAAGGATTATCTAGCCCCATTAAAGATACAAAGGATGCCCGGAATAGGGGAAAAGACCAGTGTGCTCTTGCTGCAGATGGGTGTAAGTACAATCAAGATATTAAGTGAGATTCCGGTGCCTATGATGCATAATCTCCTCGGGAAAAATGGAATTGACCTTTCCCGGAAAGCCAATGGAATCGATCCTTCACCCATTATCCCATATTCAGAGCAAAAGAGCATAGGGACTGAAGAAACCTTTATGCAAGACACGATCGACATGCAGTTCTTGAACAGCGAACTGATCCGCATGACCGAGCGCTTGACCTTTCAATTGCGAAAGCAAGAGCGATTGACCGGTTGTGTGACCGTGAAACTCAGGTATGCCAATTTCGATACGGTGAGCAAGCAGATGGTTATTTCGTATACCGCATCTGATACCGTTCTGTTAAAGAAAGTAAAGGAGCTTTTCGCCAAATTATATGATAAACGGATGCTGGTACGCCTGATTGGGGTGCGATTCAGTCATCTGGTTCAAGGTTCCCAACAGATCAACCTCTTTGAAGATACGGAAGAAGCAGTAAGGTTGTATCAAGCTATGGATGCCATGCGAGCTCGTTATGGTGATGAAGCAATCAAAAGAGCTATATCTGTCAAGGAAAGAGAAAAAAGAGAGCGAAGCCCTCATTTTTAA